The following DNA comes from Centroberyx gerrardi isolate f3 chromosome 4, fCenGer3.hap1.cur.20231027, whole genome shotgun sequence.
TGAAAGCTAGGGTGCCCTTCATAGGACATCCTTAACTGTCAGGGTTTGAATGGTCTGGATACACCGTGTTTTGCTGTCAAGTTTTTGATGCCGAAATTATAGGAAATACCATTGTCACTAGTCATTTAAATTGTGTCATCACACAAAATCTGtcattgtgtgtttgcatatgtctGGGTGTGTGATAGTAGGTGTTATGGGTTGTTTTTGTTGGTGGCTAAAAGGTTTAGCTGTCGTTGCAGAATCAGGATGACAGAGTCCGCAGAggacaaaagacagaaaaaaaaatcgacaAGACGTCACGATTGAAATTGCTTATCGGTGCAGATGAAAGTAAATTGCACTCAAATCGCATAAAACGTGAGCAGAGAACTCTGCCTGCCATAAGTTGGATCGATGGCTCTGTTGAATTTGTTATGCGTGCGGGGCCTTCTGACGCAGACACCTCGGACGAGATCTAGTAGTTCCGCTTGCCATTTTTCATCCCTctaccccccaccaccacccaagACCTCCTCCTGTGAATAATGACTGCAGCTGTGCCGATGTGGCCActcgccgtgtgtgtgtgcttgtttgcgGGTCTTATTTTGATGGGCttttacagtctgtgtgtgtgtgtgtgtgtgtctgtctgattaTGGTGTACAGATAGGCCATTACCCATGCATTAGGAGGAGAGGGGCCTAATGGACAACAGAGGATGCAGGGGCAGGGTGGCTAGTAAACACTGGCCTGTCCTCATGGCCATATCAATACTGCCATCTGGGAGTTTGGCCACTTCATTCACAAAACCAATACCCCGGTGGGATGAGGTGGGCCAGCgtacaggctgctgctgtgtgtgcaaTCACCGCAGAGAGGGAAGGGGCTTTCATGATGTACACTTTCAGAaggatgtttttgtgtgtgtgtgtgtgtgtgtgtgtgtgtgtgtgtgtgtgtgcaagaaagaaagaaagaaagaaagaaagagaattatACATTAGGGGCATAGTCAAAACCACTACAGTTGATAATCAATtacaagaccaggtccaaagggggtcgGGACAAaagtcaagaccgagaccagagcaaattgaGTGAGAAAATCAAATGATTAGGGAGTTTCTTAAGGTTCTTAAGGATAAACATAGATGTAGATCTCTCTGTACTATACCCTTTAAAATTCTGTTAATCAATGTATTGAAGTTAGGGGATCATTACATACaaagattcattcattcattcattcattcattcattgtctttagaTTTCTTAGATAGGCAGGAAAGAGTCAACGTGCAATTGTTGGAGAAAATGAACGAGTGGAAAACATTTGTGTACTTGCATGCATGTTGTGTGAATGTGGGTCGCGTCGGCTGGTGACtaactgagagggagagagaggacaagaaagacagaaagaacgagagaaagataaagcaagaagagcaagagcaagagagagaaagaggggagacaGACTATATTAAGCGAAAGATAACATACGTATGACCGCTGCAGGTTCGGGTCAGGGAGAAAGCAGATCTGCCTCCAGGCTAGTCTTAATATTACATCACCGAGGCAGAGGAGTCACGGGAGCTGTGAACTCTGCGGTGTTCTCTGTGATTTCTGCAGCCTCCGACAATCTGCTATCAGAGACAAAGAATGGCTTAACGATGAGCGTACGGACCCATGATATTCACTCTGTATTTTTAAGCCTGCACATCCATTGTACCGTGATTCTCCAGTAAATCACAGAGACGCTGTTGATGCTATAAGATACAGCGCTTCAAAGTCTGGCTGCAATCAACCCATCTGACAGAATGCACCGGACTGTGATAAGGTTTTATCTTCAATCGCCACATGTGCAGAACAAACATTTCCACTACTCGCACAATGaaatgtacagacacacacacaaacacacagttggaTATGGTGAGCCTTGCAGTTGTTTGACTAGACAAATGGAGATGCAGTAGGATACGTAACATTTGAACAGCCAGGTGTGCGCCTCTGCCCACCCAGACAGGgtacaaaggagagagagggggtggaaCCGGTGAGCTGGGGACTTAACGGACGGGCCGAAGCTGTAAAGTACGGCTTGTGTGCGAAAGCTGCAGGTGTTACTATTGTCTTAACAATAACACATGGCCTCCTACAAAGACGGAGCTCGTGCGGAGGGTCGCAAAATTCTCAAAGGCTTTCAAATGACTGTGTTTAAAGACGTTTTTGTGTTCTGCTTTGATTTATTGGTGGAAACTCAAAGATCCACACTGATATAAAATGAGCGCACAATGAACTTCCCTGTGCGTTCGAGCGTCAGTTTCCATTTCAAACAACGCTACCATCACCCTATGTTTCCAAAGTCAGCAATTACTGTACTCTTGCTGCTAGGTCTCTGGCTCATCCCAAATGCTACACAATCACATTTGATTTCCTCTGTGAGCACAGACCTTACTGGTAAATGTCACAGTGTGACAGGCACAAAGCCTGGTCACCACAGTCGTAGCCTGAGGCCCCAGTTGCTGTCACTTCCTTTCAAGCGTGTGGACGACGCAGTGGTTGATAGCAAACAGAAGGGAGGCCAGATTTGGTGACTTTCTGTCTGTTAACCTGATAGGCTATTTCCTcttatttaaaaaatcaaaaacgACTACTTACGTCAGGTTGATCTGTGGAATTTTGTATGTTAACTTCTGAGCTTGTCATGAATGATAAAGATTAATAAAATGCCTTCGTTTTATGAAAACTTTCTTGCGCTGGAACAGTTACTTACTTTTTAAAAGTCATTTAAACACCTCATTTCTTAATAAATTAGATGTGCAAAAGGCTGTCTGGAAGTGGATCTTCCAATCGAAGATGTAATTTCTAATGACATGAGAAAGAAAAGCGTAAAAGTCCCTCCATTTGTGGATGATGACAGAAAATGACTCAATTACAGCAATTACTACTTCCCACTTCGAAACCGCTCTGTCACACAAACTCAAAATCTCCTTCCTTGTCATCTTTCAGGTCCGCTAAAAACACTAACATTATCCGACAAAGCAAGTAAATGATAGCTCTTGTCTTTCTGCCTCATTCCTGCTAAGGCTAATTACTATGACATCATGCTGTTATAACTGGCACTTTGATGATGCCTATTCTCAAGTATGGCTTTTGCGTCtaatgatgatgtgttgtttcATAGCACAAAAGGTTCTTGATGTACCAATACACAAGCGCAATGTCAATACAACAACCATGAAATGCCCTCTgatacaaaatgtaaacatgaatAAACTAACAGGTCAGACCATTTCTAACAATTGTTCTAATAATaattatcaccatcatcatcatcatcttggGAAGGTTTTCATTTTCTGCAATGCTTtgattcacattcatacagttgcacACATTCCCAACTGGTGGATGAGTACAACCACAGTCCATGGTGCAACTCCATTGCAGtggttgggggttcagtgccttgttCAAGGGCGCGGCGACAGTAGTTGTCGATAGAGGGGAGAGCATTtcacattcactttccccaagGAAATTGAACTGGCAACCCTTCAGTCACCAGCTGGCTTTTCTTACTTTCTCTTACAGCCACTGGATATGATTATTTATAACTGACGTGCTATAGGGCaacaaacctaaacatgtaTCTTATTTCTTTCTGATAAACAGAATGTTTTCTTATGCTAAATTCAGTACACTGTTGAAAACCAGCTTTGGGGCTTGTTGAATATGTCTGATGGAGGCTCCTCTTCGTATCTTCTGTCCGTTATCTACCAGATGAATGGTTTAGGGTGCAAGTAACAACAAGGGCATCCCAGTCTTGAACAGGTGCTGGACAGAATACAAAACACgtaacacacactcatcatAAAGAACACTGCGCTCGAAATGTCACCTGTCTACGTGTTCATACATTTATACACAGTGGGAGCTGTTCTCAGTGTGGGCACTCTACTTTTGTTGACTGTCTGTTGTGGAGCACAGGTGTATGAAGCCCTCTTGTGGCCTATGCTAAACACATCTGGAGGAGACACTTGGAACATGCATCACAAGACTAAGTTTGATTGATCTGCAATAAATCTATTCCAAATAGGTATAACGATACAACAGTCAAGCAGACATTCTAATAAGTCAAGCAGACATTCTAATAAGCCACCTTAAGTCACCATAAGTCCACCCCTGCTCATGAGAATAAAGGAAGATGGCTCGGGTCTTGAAACCTGGGCAAATGAAAAAGCGATCATTCCAGAGGTCTAGAAAGACTGGCTCCCGGGATTGATGTCCTTAAGTAATGTCCTCCAGAAATGAACCACAAAACGTATTGCACATTGCACTCTAGGATGGGGGCCTAAGATCCTGAATGATATCAGTCTGGAAGCTGGCATGCTGTATGCTGTCCATTTGAAGAAGGCCAACACATCAGATGCACCTGACCCACCTAAACTTGTGTTCAACATCACCACTGCTGAATTTAACCGTTGTTGAGTTCAAAATCAGTGATGACAGATGGGCTGACAGGTGAGGCACACAAGTGGTCATAACTTCCCCCTTCAATGtttctgctgccttcaagtgctgttggaaatattgaATATACAACTTTACCATACATGAACAAcacaacaaagtggtaaatacgacTGGGAAATTCTTTAAGATTCCCATGTTGCTGAGATGTGTTTAGGGGGTGAAAAGCATGGAAGCTGTATCAACAAATTATGTATACAACTTTTggctaataaattaattaaaacataatttacaTGCATGATGTCCATTTTATCCTCTTCATtatactgctgcagcacaaagtaacTCTGTGATTGAtgatttataaaataaaacaacagccccCAAAGCACACATTCCACACATTTTTGTCAcgtattttgttatttctgacaAAAGCACTTGAACACAGTCATATGACATCTGAATTCAGAAGAAGGAGTTTTCTGAAGCTTTGATGAGTTTACAATCATTAAGTCAATAAGGCAGGTTCGATTATTGAAATATTGCAATCACTATTTAGAATTCAGAGGATGGGAATCACAGTGGAGTTCATATGGGTTCCAGCACACTCAGGAGTTGTGGTCAATTAACTAGCTAATAAAAATGCTACTAAAGGAGATCAAatagatattgatattgatatcaCATTCAGTAAACCAGTAGCCAAATGCTAATAAAATGGCACCATAAATGAAATGGCAAAGTGAGTGGGATATCATAATTTCAGTCATTTGTGCCTTTGCAACAGTATTGGAGTGTCAGACAAGTTCTACAGGATTAATGTACAGGATTTGAGTTTGGAATTTGTCTTGTTTGTGTcctgtcttgtttatttatttgtgtaagAATTAGGTTATTAGTTGTTCCCAAATTCATACTCCTGTTCAGTtggtggcggtaatgcaccaAAGGTTGTTTGCCAACGCCTTAAAAATCCAAGGAAGAAAGATAAGCAGGAGTTTGCGaagagcacttgaaggcagcattcgCCCTACAGCCAGCTGTCCAATGACAATCGAGGATGTTGGAGTGCGTGCGTCGCTGACTCGTTGTGGTTGAAGCGAAGACGCGTGAGGAAAGCGACCAGAATTCCGCTCAGTAGAGGTAAGATATAGCAACACTCGGCTAGTAAGTAACGTTACTATCATTTACCACCATTTCATTAATTCGTGCCTCTGCGACGGTTTTGGAGTGTCAAATATTAACGTTACCGGATATCACACGATTCTGACAGAAGGCTAACGAACTGTCTTCGACAAGCTCTCTGACTACTGCTTTTATTAACCCGCAAGCTAACGCAAGCTAGCTAATATTAGCTTGCCCATGCGGCTAGCCGCTGTAGCTAACGGGCAATTTTTATCCACATAAAGACAAGGCGCACCTTCCGACATCGCATTGCTCTAGCTAACAAATATATGACGTTAATTTAGCCGGATGGTAGCGTCAGCTATGCTAGACGTGTTATTTAAGTGGCAACGGTGAAGTTAATGTTATGGGTGAACCTTCGCACATGTCTGTTAAGTAAATCATTGTTCCTAGCAAGTTGGCTCGTAGTTCCTCGCCTTCTAGCTAGCCCGGTTAGCTGCTGTCAGAGGTCTGTGGCACCGCCCATAAATTGTTAgtagttgtttgtgtgtatgcgctAGCTAGGCAACAAACGTTAGTGTGTACGGCTAATGGAGTACACGCTTCGTATTATTTTGTCACTAATATCTACTGATTGTCAGAGGCAACGACAACCATTATACTAATTGTGAATGAAGAGATGCTAACTGAAGCTATCAAATCACAGCATAACCGTCGTTAGCATGTCAATGCGTCATCGGCCTGCGCTTGCTCCGGGctagtgttgctgttgttgatttCTCAATCGAAGTTAGCTCAGCTGGTCTGCCTGTCATCTTGTTATCCTAGCTGTGTTCGTCGACCTACAATTGACACTGGGTGTTTCCTTGTTCACGGAGTTATTTCTAAAGGCGTTTTAAGTTCACGGAGTTATTTCTAAAGGCGTTTTAAGTTACATGACCTAACTTCGTGTATTGGGTTTACTTTGTTGCTAGCTGTCAGTCCTTATTGCTAAATCATTGTCATGACTCATGAGCATCTGTCTAATATCACTGACCTGTTTCTAACAGAGGAAGGAGCTGCCACTCAGTAATGGACGCCAACAAAGGTAAAGACAAAGGTACTTTTACCTTCGCTTACTAAATTAGCTATGTGAGGAAAGGCAGTTGATCTGCTTTGACTCATTTGTGTATAGCTGTTATACTTTTTGGATGAAGgtcaatgaaaacaaaacacccTGCCGACTTTGAATTGTGCAACTATGAACTAAAATAATGGCACAAGAATCAACAATCACAACAGTCAATGTTGTAATTGAAATAAGCTGTTTTTAGAACTAGTGTGATGAACttgttctgtgttgttgttctctGTTGGATTGGCAGGTAAAGGAGATCAAGGGATGCAAAGTCCAGGTGGGCAGATGGACAGACCTGACTTCCACATCATGGAAAGGTGAATACACACACTTGAACTTTGATACCAATTAGTACTTTTTCTTCTCGCTTGTCAGGATACTTTACTTGATTAACATTCAGAAGAAGCCTAGAGGCTGTAAGTATTCATTATGTCACAAAGGGAAAAAAGGTTTCTAGCATTTATCAGCATTTTTTCAGATGCcataccaaaacaaaaaaaacctacaaAACTATCTTGAGATTCTTTGGTGGTTCCCCATCCCCTGCTTGATGATCATCTAGTCTAATCCACTGGTTTACAGGCTGTGTGAGAAATGGTTCAATACAGTGGAAAATGTAgtagttggtttttttttcccagataGCTACTTCATGACCTGAATTCTCCCACAAGCACTTTTAATTCTACTCAGCTCTgatgtctttctcctctctcccagtctgcttCCCAAGGCAGTGAAGAGGCGAGTGCACGCCTTGAAGAGGCTACAGGTGCAGTGTGCCAACATAGAGGCCAAGTTCTATGAGGAAGTTCATGAGCTGGAGAGGAAGTACGCCGCCCTCTACCAGCCGCTCTTTGACAAGGTACTGTAAATAATTTTACTCTGTTGTACTCTGCTCTACCACCAGGTACCCCAAGAACCAGAACACCCTCACTATCATTATTTTATTGCTTGACAAGTAATCTTGTCTCAGTCACACAATAGACTGTGCCAGTGCTGGATCTTacctcctttttatttaatcTAAATAGTGAATATAAGATGCTTTCTAGGAATTTGCTTTCTGTTAATTTTTATATTGTTAGAGATAAAGTGAACTATAGTAGATTAAGAGATAAGACCTCTTTGGGTCATTTGAAGGAACACAAAACATTTGAGGCTCACTTGAGGTGTTGTTGTGGTGTTCGCTGCACTACAGGATGGTATGTCCCTCTGGTCCTGACCCGAGGTCAGTGAGGACACATCCTTGGTGCTAAATTAAATACAGCCGGAGCGAGTAGTCAACTGTTCCTCAGTCAGTTGTGGCTATTTCCAGAGCTAGTGACAAGAATTCGGCTAAGCTTAGTTACACTGAAGACTGGCAGCCGTAATCCTGCCACACCtgtctgtactgtgtgtgtgtctctgtgtgtgcatgtatctcTGACAGGGTGTTGATTTCAGTGGGCTAGTTGAAAATAATTCAGCCTTATTAAATTAAAGCTTCTTCATGTGCAGATGTTTCAAGCTAATATTACCAGTGATCATTCCCAGTGTAATAACCCTgtcttactgtatgtgtgtcacaGAGACGAGATGTTGTAACAGGGACAGTGGAACCCACAGACGAGGAGTGTGAGTggcagagcgacagagaggaagaggaggagctagCTGTAAGTTGAGTACatcaaacaaatgagaccattgctgagaagattggcagcctcaaCCGGCCtccactgcattttacattgtgtaccACCTGGTCGGATTTTGCagaaaatctgctggattgctttatggcacaaaacagaacCAGGGCTGCTGTTTTTCCAGCACAAACgcagctaaagctttcagagtttttcACCTATAGGGAAAAAATAACTTCTAACGTGTTTATTCTCTCCAgtaaagcaaaacagaaaacaaacgcATATGGAacaacaggaggagaggaggggtttTTTAAGTAGCAACATCCTGTTGCGACAAGAGTGCAGGGTGGATGGGAAAAGTGGtcctaattttgagaaacactagcactaacaataccactggcatgaaatggaggctaccaatcatcttgacCGTGGTCTCACTTCAAGTGAACtatttaaaattgttttaagCTGGAAGCTACTGCTGTATGAGCAATGAATTCTGACAAGTGCACTGCCCACGGCCTGTAGGAGGAACTGAAGAAAAAAGCTGCTGTTGAGGatgagaagaaggaggaagcCACCCCAGAGGAAGACCCCAAAGGCATCCCGGAGTTCTGGCTCGCCATCTTTAAGAGTGTGGACATGCTCAGCGACTTGCTACAGGTACACCTGAACAGTGTCTTGGTTTGAGTTGATGGCTTGCATAACTCCCCTCTCACTCCTACTTCATGCACATTTTGCCACGCTTCTGAACAGTGacgtctctctgtcctgacaATACTCCTCTCCCACCAGGAACACGATGAGCCCATCCTAAAGCACCTGAAAGATATTCAAGTCAAGTTCTCTGAGCCTGGACAACCAATGGTCAGTATCGACACAATGATACTATGTGATGTTACACTGATATCACATCAGATTAAAAAACTGATAATAGATTAGATCTTAGAACTCGTTATTAACCAGGGAAGAAAATG
Coding sequences within:
- the nap1l4a gene encoding nucleosome assembly protein 1-like 4a isoform X3 — encoded protein: MDANKGKDKGKGDQGMQSPGGQMDRPDFHIMESLLPKAVKRRVHALKRLQVQCANIEAKFYEEVHELERKYAALYQPLFDKRRDVVTGTVEPTDEECEWQSDREEEEELAEELKKKAAVEDEKKEEATPEEDPKGIPEFWLAIFKSVDMLSDLLQEHDEPILKHLKDIQVKFSEPGQPMSFTLEFHFEPNGFFNNAVLTKVYKMKSEPDASDPFSFEGPEIIDCEGCQIDWHKGKDVTVKTIKKKQKHKGRGTVRTVTKQVPNDSFFNFFNPIKVSPDGEMDEDSEFTLATDFEIGHFFRERIVPRAVLYFTGEALEDDESFEEEELEEGDEEEQDEEGDDDDDEGDFDPKA